In the genome of Bacteroidota bacterium, the window CTTCGACGACATCCGCGAGGATGCCTCCTGGGACGCCGTCTGGGACGTCGCCACCCGCCGCGACGACGCGGGCTGGACGGCCGAGTTTGCTATCCCGCTCGCTCAGCTTCGGTTTGCTGGCGGGGAGGGGCCGCACACCTGGGGCGTGCAGTTCCGCCGCACGCACTTCCGCACGGGCGAGGTCGCCTACTGGGCGCCGCAGCTGCCGAGCACGTTCGGCATCGTGAGCCGATTCGGGGCGCTGACGATCCCTGGTGCGCTCCGCGCGCCGCGCGCCGTCGAGGTGCAGCCCTACGTGGCGAGCGCACTCACCCGCGCCCCCGGCGACGCCGGCGACCCGTTCTACCAAGCTAGCGACCTCGCCCCGAACGTCGGCGTCGACTTCAAGGTGGGGCTGACGAGCGACCTTCGGCTCACGGGCACCGTCAACCCGGACTTCGGGCAGGTCGAGGCCGACCCAGCGCAGATCAACCTCACGGCCTACGAGCTGTTTTTTCCCGAGCAGCGGCCCTTCTTCATCGAAGGCTTAGAGGTGTTCAACTACGGGCGCACGCGGTCGTACTTCAACAACAACCGGCCGCTCTTTCTCTACACGCGCCGCATCGGGCGCGGGCCGCAGCGCACGGCGTTTGTGCCCGGTGCGGCCTACGACGCGGCCGGCGAGGCGGGGACCGTCTACACCGACGCGCCCGCCCAGACGACCATCCTCGGCGCGGCGAAGATGACCGGGCGCATCGGCCCATTCACCGTCGGCGTGCTCGATGCCGTCACCGCCCCGGAGTATGGCCGCTTCGCCGTGCGCGGCGGCACCGAAGCGATGGACGACCGAGCCCAGATCGAGCCGGCGTCGAACTACCTCGTGGCGCGCGGGCGGGGACGCTTCGGTGCGGCGCAGGTAGGCGGGCTCCTCACGGCGGTGAACCGGAACACCAACGATGATGCGCTCGCGACGCTACTGCCGAGCCACGAGTACGTCGTCGGAGTCGACGCGGAGTATGCGCTCTCGGACGCCTGGATCGTGAGCGGGCTGGGCGCGGCGAGCCACGTCGGCGGCAGCGCGGACGCGATGCTCGGCTTGCAGACGGCGTTCCGACGGCTCTACCAGCGCCCCGACGCCGACCACCTCGCCGTGGACTCCTCACGGACGACGCTCGTCGGCACGACCGCGGAGGTCGCCATCGCGAAGGTGAGCGGGACGCACTGGCGCGGCTCGCTCAGCGCGGCCTACACCTCGCCCGGCTTCGAGTCGAACGCGCTCGGCTTTCAGACTCGCGCCGACCAGAACTACGTCGGCCTCTCGGTCTTCTACGACGAGCCGGAGGCACAGGGCTGGCTGCGGCGCTGGACGGCGAATGTGTTCGGCTCGCTCGGCTACAGCATGGGTTGGGACCGCACGCACTCGTTCATGGGCTGGGGCCTGGGGATGGAGTTCGCCAGCCTGTGGAGCGCGCGGCTCAGCGGCTTCGCCAACCTGCGCACCGTCAACGACCGGATCACGCGCGGCGGACCGCTCTGGACCGACCCCCTCGGCGCACAGGCAAGCCTCACGGTAACCTCGGACCCGCGGAAGGCTGTCGGCGGGACCGGCTACGTCCACGGTGGCGGCGACGAGACCGGCGGCGGCTTCTACGGCGGCAGCGTGACGATGAACGCCCGCCCAGCGCCCGGCATCGTGGTCTCGCTCGGCCCCGACGTGACGCGCACCGTCTCGCCGTACCAGTACGTCACCGCCTTCGACGAGCCCGCAGCCGCGGCGACGTTCGGGCGGCGCTACGTCTTCGGGCGCATCGACCGGCTCGACCTCGCGCTCGTCTCCCGCCTCGACTGGACGTTCTTGCCCACCGTCTCGCTGCAACTCTACCTCCGCCCGCTCGTCTCGACGGGCCGCTACACCGACTTCCGCGCGTTCACCGAGCCTGGCGTGATGGACTTGCCCGTCTATGGCATCGACCTCGGAGCCCTACGCGACAACCCCGACGGCTCCGTCACCATCGATCCGGGCGACGGCGGCGCCACGTTCGAGATCGCTGACCGCGACTTTACCTTCCGGGCGCTCCAAGGCAACGCCGTCCTCCGCTGGGAATACCGCCCCGGCTCGACGCTCTTCGCCGTCTGGCAGCAGCAGCGCTCGGACACCCTCGTGCAGGACGGGCGGCTCCGCGGCCGGGACCTCTCGGCACTCTTCACGGACCCCGGCACGAACGTCTTCCTCGTCAAACTCAGCTACTGGCTCGCGCGATGAACCACCGCACGGACGCCCCGCTGATCGACCTTGTCGCAGACTTTACGGCCAGTCTCAACGCGGTAGGCCCGACGAAGGACGGCGCTTCGCAGGCGCCGCTCTACCACCGGCTCCGGGATCACCTGCGTGCCCTGATTCTCCGCGAGCACCTCAGCGCTGGAGCGCGGCTGCCTGCCTCGCGCGTGCTCGCCCGTGACCTCGGCGTGTCGCGCACGACCGTCGAGCTAGCCTACGACGAACTCGTCGCCGAGGGCTTCGTGGCGCGGCGGCGCGGCGCCGGGACCTTCGTAGTCGACCTCCTCCCGACGCGGCCGACGCCGCCCGCCTTGCCGGAGCCGGACGCGTCAACACTCCCGTCTTCGTCCCTCTCGACGCTGGGACACCGTCTCACCACGCTTCTCCGCTACCGTGATGCGCCGGAGACGCCCGTCGGCTTTGCGCCGTGCCTGCCGAGCGACGACATCTTCCCGCTCGCAGCATGGAACCGGCTCGTGACGGCGGTGCTGCACGAGCGAGGGCGCGACCTCCAGCGCTCGTCGCCGCTCCTGGGCGATGTCGGGCTGCGGACGGCGCTCGCCGACCACCTCGCGCGCACGCGCCGCGTCCAGTGCACCCCTGCGCAGCTGCTCATCGTGACGAGCACCCAGCAGGCGTTGTCGCTGCTCGCTCGCGTGCTCGTCGACCCCGGCGATGCCGTGTGGATGGAAGACCCCGCCTACCTTGGCGCCCGCGCGGCCTTTGCCGATGCGCGGCTCGTGCCTGTGCCGGTGGACGACGATGGCTTGGACGTCAAGGTCGGCCTCGATGCCGTGCCCGACGCCTGCCTCGCGTACGTGACGCCGTCGCACCAGTATCCCACCGGCGTGACCCTCTCCGCCGAGCGCCGCGTGGCCCTTCTGGACTGGGCCGCGCAGACGGGCGCGTGGATTGTCGAGGACGACTACGACAGCGAGTTCCGGCACGTCGGGCAGCCCCTCGCTCCGCTCCAGAGCTTCGACCGCGCGGGGCGCGTGATCTACGTCGGCACGTTCAACAAGGTGTTGTTTCCGGGCCTACGCCTCGGCTACGTGGTGCTTCCTGAATCGCTCGTGGATGTGATCGAGCGCGCGGTGGAGGCGTTTGGCGGCCAGCCTTCGGCGCTCGTGCAGGCGACAGTGGCGGCGTTTGTCGAGCGCGGGCACTTCGCCGCGCACCTCCGCCGGACGCGCGAGGTCTACCGACGCCGCCGCACCGCGCTCCTTGACGCCGCACAGACTGACCTGGGCACTCTCGTGACGTTGGGACCGACCGATACGGGCCTCCACGTCTGCGCCCGGCTCCCTGCGCACACCAACGACCTCGCCGTGTCCGCGCGTGCTGCGGCAGCTGGGCTGCACGTCCCGCCGTTGTCACCGTGCTATGTCGGCCCTATGAGCTCGCCTGGCCTCCTCCTCGGCTATGCGGGCGTCAACGAGCATGCCCTGCGGCGCGGCGTGGCACAGCTGACATTGCTGTTGCGCAGCGCCTCGTCCTCCCCCACAATACCTCCGCGCCATGAGTGACCTCGCCCTCCGTCCTGTCCGCCGTGCCGACCTGGACGCCCTGGTGGCGCTCTGTGCCGAGCACGCCGCCTACGAGGGCTGCGTCTACGATCCGACGGGCAAGGCGCAGCGGCTCGGCGCCCTGTTGTTCGGCGAGGCCCCAGGGGTTTACGGCTTCGTCGTCACGCAAGCGGATCGCCTGATTGGCTTCGCCACCTGGATGCCGCAGCTCTCGACCTGGGACGCGGCGCAGTATGCCCACCTCGACTGTCTCTACCTCCGCCCTGAGGCTCGCGGCCGCGGACTAGGCCGGAGGCTGGTCGCGTGCGTCGTCCAGGCAGCGACCGCAGCCGGGTGCATCCGCATGGAGTGGCAGACCCCTACGTCCAACGCCTCTGCGATCCGGTTCTACGACCACCTCGGCGCGACTTCCAAAGCGAAGCGTCGGTTCTACCTAGACGGCGACGCGTGGCAGGCCTTCCACGCTCCCCCCTTGTCGTTCGACGCGGCGCGCCCTCTCGACATCCCACTCTCTAACGCCTGACCGATGCTCGAACTCCGACCCGCCTGTGAGCGCTGCGGCACCGCCCTGCCGCCCGACTCGCCTCACGCCCGCATCTGCTCGTTCGAGTGCACCTTCTGCGCTGCCTGCGTGGACGGGCCGTTCGCCGGCGTCTGCCCCAACTGCGGCGGCGGCTTCGTCCCCCGCCCGATCCGCCCAGCCCACCTGCTCGAAAAGTATCCGCCCCTCTCGCCCTCGTGACGCCATGACTACGCTCACACTCCCCGGCGACAGCGACGCGTCGACCGTCGCCCGCTACCGCCGCGCCCTCCTCGACCTGCTTGGCAGCGCCGATCCGCTCGACGTGCTCCGCACGATGCCATCGTGGTGCGCGGACGTCCTGCGTGACACGCCACCTGAGCGACTAAGCGCGGCCGAGGCGCCGGGGCGCTGGTCCGTGGCCGCCGTGCTGCACCACCTCGCCGACTCGGAGGTCGTGTGGAGCGTCCGCCTCCGCCATACCCTCGCCGAAGAGCGGCCCGCGCTCGCCGGGTATGACCAGGACCTCTGGGCAGCGCGGCTCCGCTATGAGGTCCGCCCGCCCGGACCCTCCGTGGACGCGTTCAGGGCGATGCGGGCCGTCAACCTGCTCCTCGTCGGGCAGGCAACCGAGGCAGAGTGGCAGCGGGTCGGGCTACACGGCGAGCGCGGCGAGGAGTCCGTCGCGGACATGGTGCGGCTCTACGCCGGGCACGACCTTGCCCACCGCGCCCAGATCGAACGCATCCTCGCAGTGGACTAACGCCAGGTTAGACACTCAACACCGCTTTCCAGCGATGCGCAGCGTCACCGTCGGTGTCAGCCCAAGCCGACGCCGCGCGAGGTTGACCATGCTCCGGTTGTCGGCCTGAACCGAAAAGAGTCCCCGCCCATCTGGGGACTGATGCGCGTGCCGCTCGATGGCCGTGCGCAGCAGCGCGAGCGCGAGCGGCGTGCGGACAAAGTCGCGGCGGACCCAGAGCGTCGTGTACTGCCGCACACCGTCCTCGCCGACCTGATGAAGCAGCATCCACCCGACGACTTCGCCCTGGTAGCGTGCGCCGACGCTGCACGCAGCGTCGAGGCGGTTGGGCTGCTGGAACGGTGAGAGCGCGGCGGGGATCGTGTGGCCGATGCGCCGCGTGAGCGCACGGCGCTCGGCTTCGGTCAGCGCCACCCAGTCGAAAAGCGTGCACCCGTCGGGCAGGGCGAGGCCCTGAAACGCGGGCGTGTCGAGGACGGCCGCGGTGCCGCGAAAGAGGTACTGCGCCGGGCGCGGCGGGTCCCAGCCCCGCTTGGCGAGGACCGTCTCGACCGCGACGAGGCTCCGGAGGTCGGTCCGGTAGAGCGCTTGGACCGCTGGGCACCCTGCCTCCGCTAGGCGCGCTTCGAGGCGGCCGAGCAGCGCCGTCGCCATGCCTTGCTGGCGCTGCGCGGGCACCGTCGCGAGCGAGTAGACCTGCCCGAGTCCGTCGGGACGCACGGCTGCAAGCGCCATCGCCACGACGTGTTCGTTCGCGGCGTGTTTGTCCGTGACGGCCTGCTCCGCGAGGTACCGTTGCGTTCGCAAGGCGGGGACGGCTTCGAGCCGCCGCCGCCAGCGGTCCTGGATGGGCAAGGCGGGATCGGCGAGCACCTCCGCGCCGGTCAGCGCGACCGACGCGAAGGACACCCGCTCTAACGTAGACGCCTTCACTCGGGCAGCACCGTCAGCCGCTGCACGTCGGCGAACTGCTCACCCGTGACGCGCACGAAATACACCCCCGCGCTCAGGCCCCGGCCAAGCTCAACGCGCTCCGCCACGCCCGTCTCGACGCGGCCGCGGAACGCCTCCGCTACCTGCCGACCCGCCGCGTCATACACCTGCACCGTCACCTCCTGCGCCTCAGCGACTCGCAGCGTGAACTGCGCACCCGCCGCCGTCGGGTTCGGGTAGACCTCGCCCAGTTCATGCGTACCGGCTAGCCCTGTGCGCACCTCGGCCGTCGGTCCGTAGGCGCTGTGCCCGTCGGCCTCCACGCGACGCAGACGCACCTCCGAAGCACCGTCGCCGAGCGGGCCGGTGTGGAAGCGCACCGCCTCGCCGTCGGTGGCCGAGACGGAGCCGAGGAGGTCGAAGGCACCGGCGGAGCCGAGGAGGCGGTGGACCTCGTAGGTAGCGTCGGGGCCGGTGTGGGTCCAGGCGAGGAGCGCGCCGTCGGCGTCGCGGGTGGCGGCCGGAAGCGGCACGGAAACCGCTGCGAGGCTTGCGCTCCCTGCACGGACGCTTGCGTTTGTGACGTTCTCGAAGTAGCGAACCCCGTTACCGTCAGACCCAAAGGCGAGGTCGAGGTCGCCATCGGCGTCAAGGTCCACGAGCGCGGGGGTGAGCCCGTCGGTGCCCGTCACGCTCCCGAAGGGATCGCGGTCGATCGGCAGCAACACAAAACGAGGGGCCGTCGGCGTACCGACGTTCCGGTAGGTCCGGAGCGTCCGCTGGAACGAGTCGCTGATGCCTGCAACGAGATCGAGGTCGCCGTCGCCATCGCCGTCGCCGAACGCGAAGCCGTTGACCGACACAACCCCATCGAAGGGGTTGGCGTCGCCAAACCGCTGCTCAAAGACCGGTGCCTCCGGCGTGCCGACGTTCTCGAAGTAGGTAGGCACGCCAGTAGGACCGAAGGAGGTGCGCGCACCGGTTGGACCGATGAGGTCAAGGTCTCCGTCATCGTCCAGGTCGGCGAAGACCGTATCGTCCAACAGGCCAATAAAGCCACTAAATGGATTGTCAGTCCCGAACCGCTCTTCAACGCGCAGCTTGGTCGGCGTGCCGACGTTCTCGAAGTAGCGTACGGGACCGTCGAACGTGGTGAGCACGACGTCGAGGTCGCCATCGTCGTCGAGGTCAGCGAACGACGGCAACACGACATCGTTGATGTCTAGATCGAAGGGCTCAAAGAAGCTCGGATCCACCTGCTTGACGAAGGCCGGGTCGGTCGGTGTCCCGACGTTCTGGTAGACCGTGAACGAGCCGTACTTGTCGCTGAAGATGAAATCGAAATCGCCGTCGCCGTCGTAATCGGCGAATTTGATGGCCGAGTCTGGATTCAACTCGAGGGCCTCGATGCCTGCGAAGGGAGACGGATCCGGTTCGATGAACGCGACTTGGGCGTCGGCGTCCGGCACGGTCAGCGCTGCGGCTGCTCCGAGCGCCAGCGTGCCAAGGGAGTGAGGGGAACGGAGACGTGGCATGAGAGCGAGCAAGGTTGATCAATGAGAGCAGAACCGCCGACGTCGCC includes:
- a CDS encoding DUF5916 domain-containing protein, giving the protein MPALALLAALALLSMPTAAQSPSAANSARPSAPSPTHVLHATRASDIDIDGRLDEAAWATAEAASDFVQFAPQAGVAASEQTTARVLVGRTTLYVGLRLDDSQPSGIDDRLARRDTPPATDAASVMLDSYDDDRTAFVFQVTAAGVQRDALLFDDIREDASWDAVWDVATRRDDAGWTAEFAIPLAQLRFAGGEGPHTWGVQFRRTHFRTGEVAYWAPQLPSTFGIVSRFGALTIPGALRAPRAVEVQPYVASALTRAPGDAGDPFYQASDLAPNVGVDFKVGLTSDLRLTGTVNPDFGQVEADPAQINLTAYELFFPEQRPFFIEGLEVFNYGRTRSYFNNNRPLFLYTRRIGRGPQRTAFVPGAAYDAAGEAGTVYTDAPAQTTILGAAKMTGRIGPFTVGVLDAVTAPEYGRFAVRGGTEAMDDRAQIEPASNYLVARGRGRFGAAQVGGLLTAVNRNTNDDALATLLPSHEYVVGVDAEYALSDAWIVSGLGAASHVGGSADAMLGLQTAFRRLYQRPDADHLAVDSSRTTLVGTTAEVAIAKVSGTHWRGSLSAAYTSPGFESNALGFQTRADQNYVGLSVFYDEPEAQGWLRRWTANVFGSLGYSMGWDRTHSFMGWGLGMEFASLWSARLSGFANLRTVNDRITRGGPLWTDPLGAQASLTVTSDPRKAVGGTGYVHGGGDETGGGFYGGSVTMNARPAPGIVVSLGPDVTRTVSPYQYVTAFDEPAAAATFGRRYVFGRIDRLDLALVSRLDWTFLPTVSLQLYLRPLVSTGRYTDFRAFTEPGVMDLPVYGIDLGALRDNPDGSVTIDPGDGGATFEIADRDFTFRALQGNAVLRWEYRPGSTLFAVWQQQRSDTLVQDGRLRGRDLSALFTDPGTNVFLVKLSYWLAR
- a CDS encoding PLP-dependent aminotransferase family protein, translating into MNHRTDAPLIDLVADFTASLNAVGPTKDGASQAPLYHRLRDHLRALILREHLSAGARLPASRVLARDLGVSRTTVELAYDELVAEGFVARRRGAGTFVVDLLPTRPTPPALPEPDASTLPSSSLSTLGHRLTTLLRYRDAPETPVGFAPCLPSDDIFPLAAWNRLVTAVLHERGRDLQRSSPLLGDVGLRTALADHLARTRRVQCTPAQLLIVTSTQQALSLLARVLVDPGDAVWMEDPAYLGARAAFADARLVPVPVDDDGLDVKVGLDAVPDACLAYVTPSHQYPTGVTLSAERRVALLDWAAQTGAWIVEDDYDSEFRHVGQPLAPLQSFDRAGRVIYVGTFNKVLFPGLRLGYVVLPESLVDVIERAVEAFGGQPSALVQATVAAFVERGHFAAHLRRTREVYRRRRTALLDAAQTDLGTLVTLGPTDTGLHVCARLPAHTNDLAVSARAAAAGLHVPPLSPCYVGPMSSPGLLLGYAGVNEHALRRGVAQLTLLLRSASSSPTIPPRHE
- a CDS encoding GNAT family N-acetyltransferase; the encoded protein is MSDLALRPVRRADLDALVALCAEHAAYEGCVYDPTGKAQRLGALLFGEAPGVYGFVVTQADRLIGFATWMPQLSTWDAAQYAHLDCLYLRPEARGRGLGRRLVACVVQAATAAGCIRMEWQTPTSNASAIRFYDHLGATSKAKRRFYLDGDAWQAFHAPPLSFDAARPLDIPLSNA
- a CDS encoding DUF1272 domain-containing protein, which translates into the protein MLELRPACERCGTALPPDSPHARICSFECTFCAACVDGPFAGVCPNCGGGFVPRPIRPAHLLEKYPPLSPS
- a CDS encoding DinB family protein, with protein sequence MTTLTLPGDSDASTVARYRRALLDLLGSADPLDVLRTMPSWCADVLRDTPPERLSAAEAPGRWSVAAVLHHLADSEVVWSVRLRHTLAEERPALAGYDQDLWAARLRYEVRPPGPSVDAFRAMRAVNLLLVGQATEAEWQRVGLHGERGEESVADMVRLYAGHDLAHRAQIERILAVD
- a CDS encoding GNAT family N-acetyltransferase; this translates as MSFASVALTGAEVLADPALPIQDRWRRRLEAVPALRTQRYLAEQAVTDKHAANEHVVAMALAAVRPDGLGQVYSLATVPAQRQQGMATALLGRLEARLAEAGCPAVQALYRTDLRSLVAVETVLAKRGWDPPRPAQYLFRGTAAVLDTPAFQGLALPDGCTLFDWVALTEAERRALTRRIGHTIPAALSPFQQPNRLDAACSVGARYQGEVVGWMLLHQVGEDGVRQYTTLWVRRDFVRTPLALALLRTAIERHAHQSPDGRGLFSVQADNRSMVNLARRRLGLTPTVTLRIAGKRC
- a CDS encoding T9SS type A sorting domain-containing protein, giving the protein MPRLRSPHSLGTLALGAAAALTVPDADAQVAFIEPDPSPFAGIEALELNPDSAIKFADYDGDGDFDFIFSDKYGSFTVYQNVGTPTDPAFVKQVDPSFFEPFDLDINDVVLPSFADLDDDGDLDVVLTTFDGPVRYFENVGTPTKLRVEERFGTDNPFSGFIGLLDDTVFADLDDDGDLDLIGPTGARTSFGPTGVPTYFENVGTPEAPVFEQRFGDANPFDGVVSVNGFAFGDGDGDGDLDLVAGISDSFQRTLRTYRNVGTPTAPRFVLLPIDRDPFGSVTGTDGLTPALVDLDADGDLDLAFGSDGNGVRYFENVTNASVRAGSASLAAVSVPLPAATRDADGALLAWTHTGPDATYEVHRLLGSAGAFDLLGSVSATDGEAVRFHTGPLGDGASEVRLRRVEADGHSAYGPTAEVRTGLAGTHELGEVYPNPTAAGAQFTLRVAEAQEVTVQVYDAAGRQVAEAFRGRVETGVAERVELGRGLSAGVYFVRVTGEQFADVQRLTVLPE